AGCGATTTCTACTTGTGGCCCATCTACAAGCGCAACCGCGCGCACTCGCCACCCCTTGACAGCGAGCGCACCCGTGTCTGCTTCTTCCTCTATTCCGATCGGAAAGAGCGGAACACCGAGACGAAGGCGTTCCGCCGGCGGGTTGACTTCTGGCCGTTCTACACCCATCGCCGCGATTTCCACGGCAACCGCCGGTTGCAGGTCCTGGCCCCGCTCGAACCATTCCTGCCGACGAGCAAGAGCATCGAGCGTGATTACTCGCCGCTCTGGTCAGTCTGGCGCGCTGAAGCAGACGCCAGGACGGGCGCCCGCAGCCAATCATTGCTCTGGAACCTCTATCGGCACGAGGCGACGACTGACGCTAGAAAGTGCTCGCTTCTCTTTGGGCTCTTCCAGTATCAATCCAACCCGGAAGGCAAACGTATGCGACTATTCTATGTTCCGTTCCACCGGACGAAGGAGCCCGCGCGCGGGACGGATGATGCCGCGCGGGCAAAGGCCGGGTAGAGAGGGTGTGCTAACGGCGTCTAGTCGCACCCCCCCCTGATCCCCTTGCCTTGTTTTGTGATCTAACGGCTGCAGTATGTTTCAAAATATCGGAGAGATGGTAGTGCTGTTCTGGCGCACGCTGGTGGCGCTGCCGCTGACCTGGCGCCAGCGCAATAAGGTGTTCGACCAGTTCTTCGAAATTGGCAACGCCAGCCTGCTCATGGTTTGCATCCTTTCCTTCTTTATTGGGGGGGTCATCGCCTTGCAGACCGGTCCGCTGCTGGTCGAACGTGGCCTGGGCAGCTACGTCGGGGGGATCGTCGGCTATGCCATTGCCAAGGAACTGGCGCCCGTGATGATGGCAATCCTGATCGCCGGCCGGATCGGCTCGGCCATGGCAGCCGAAATCGGCTCCATGCGCGTTTACCAGGAAATTGATGCGCTCCGCACAATGAACATCAACCCCATCCACTACTTGGTGCTGCCGCGTCTCACCGCCATCGCCGTCGCCCTGCCGCTGCTGGTGACCATGGCAATCCTCGTCGGCTGGCTGGGTGGGGTGGTGGTGTGCTCTGCCAACGACCGGATTGCCGTCTCGTCCGAGTCGTTCTTCAATGCGCTGCGCTCCGCGGTGGCGTTGAAAGACGTGGCCAACGGCGTCTTCAAAAGCTTCATGTTTGCCTTGATCATCGGGGTTGTGTCCTGCCATCAGGGATTAATTACCCGGGGCGGACCGCGCGGCATCGGCCGCTCGGTCACCAAGGCGGTCGTCAACTCAATCGTGTTGATTGTAATCTCCGACTATCTCCTGACCCGGGTCCTCCTTCACTGATGAACAGTGCTTTGTCGCATCAAGTTGGCGTCGGCATCCAGGTGCGCGGTTTGCGCAAGTCGTTTGACGGCCAGGAGGTGCTGCACGGCCTGGATTTCGAGGTGCAACCGGGGGAGGTCTTCGTTATCATGGGGCCCAGCGGCAGCGGCAAAACCGTCCTCCTCAAACATCTGATCGGTCTGGAGGAGCCCGATGCCGGGGAAATCCTCATCGAGGGCCAGCCTATTCAATCGCCCGAGGTCATGAGCCGCTACCGCATGGCGATGGTGTTTCAATCCAGCGCTCTGCTCAATTCGCTGAGCGTGGGGGAAAATGTTGGCCTTTACCTTTCCGAGCACCGGCTGCAGCCGCCGGCGGAAATCGAGCGCATTGTTGCCGAGAAACTCGAGGTCGTAGGCTTGAAGGGCGCCGAACAGAAGATGCCCAGCGAACTCTCCGGCGGCATGAAGAAGCGCGTCGCCATTGCCCGCGCCCTGGTCATCGAGCCACAACTGATTTTGTATGATGAGCCCACCAGCGAGCTCGACCCGCTTTCGGCGGTGGTCATCGCCGAGGAAATTGTCCAGCTCAATAACCGAATCCAGGTTACTTCGCTGGTCGTTTCCCATGACCGGGATCTCGCCTTTGGAGTCGCCGATCGCATCGCCGTCATCAACCAGGGCCGGATACTGACCATCGGCACTCCTGACGAGGTGAAGCAGCACGGAGATCCGCTGGTACAGCAATTCCTCCAAGCCAATTTCAAGCGCCTTTAATCCCTTTTAAAACCATAGAAAGCAAAGCATATGAAAAACTCGTTGGAAACCCGTCTCGGCTTCTTTGTCGCCCTGGCCGTGCTGGCGTTTGCGATCATCCTCGAACGAGTGGGCAGCCTGGAGATGTTCGAGCGCGGCAAGCAGGTAAACGCCCTGTTCGCCAATATCCAGGACCTCAAGGTCGGCGACCGCGTCAAGATGGCCGGGGTTGAGGTCGGGCGTGTCCAGGGAATCGAGCTCACGAACAACCGCGTATGGGTAAAAATGAAGCTCCGCCCCGTCGCCGAGGTCAAGACCGACAGCACGGCCACCATCAAGTTCACCGGCTTAATGGGACAGAACTTTGTTTCTATTGACTTCGGCACGCCGCGCGGCGAACCGCTCCGGGAGGATCAGTACATCAACACCGCCGAGCAGGCCGACCTCAGCGCCATGATGCAGAAGATTGACAAGGTCGCTGAGGGCGTTGAAAACGTCACCAGGAGCTTTACCGGATTCAAGATTGACACGCTGGTCGGCCCGCTGAGGGATTTCGTCACGGCCAACAAAGACCCTCTCACAGCGACCATTTCCAACATGCAGGCGATCTCCTTCGACCTCTCCTCCCAGATTTCGCAAGGCAAAGGCACCCTGGGGAAACTCGTCAAGGATGAGGCGCTCTATTACTCCGCCCTCTCGACCGTCAGCAACCTCCAGGACACGGCAACCGAAATCAAGGCGACGGTAGCCGACGCGCGCAAAATCGTTGACCAGGTCAACTCCGGCCAGGGCACCGTCGGGAAGCTCCTGAAGGAGGACACGCTCTATCGTGAAACGACCGAATCCATGACCAACCTAAAGGAGATTCTGCAGAAGGTCAACCAGGGCCAGGGCACAGTCGGCAAACTCGTCAACGACCAGGAATTCTACAAGAACGCGAAGCTGACCTTGCAGAAGCTCGACACGACCACCGAGAGCCTGGAGGACCAGGGGCCGCTGAGCGTTCTGGGCCTGGCCGTTGGCACCCTGTTCTGAGCTTGCTTTACACCCGCCGCCGCGCGGCATAGATTAGCGCCATGCCTTCGGATTACGATGCAACGGAGTTTGTGGACGGCGATTTTGAAACGCACAAATCGTCCCAATCCGGGGCTTTCGGCAGCACGGGGCCGTCGCCTCGCGCTCCGACGCGCGAAGAGGTGGACTCACGTGTCGCCGATGCCCAGCGGCGGCTCGCCGAGCTGAGACGCGAACAGGAGGAGCTGGAACGGCAACGGGCTGCCCTGGAAGACACGCGGCGCCGCCAAATGGAATTTCAGACGGGGCGGGAGGAAATGCTCCAGAATCTCACGCGAGGGCTGGGATTGCTCGAAGAGGCGGAGTTCAGCGCGCGGCGCGAAGCCGAACAACTGACCAAGGCACTGGATGATCTGCGCGACGCCCTGGCCAAGGTGCAGGCGATTAACGAAGAAACCTGGACCAAGGATAGCTTCGGCATGGAATTGACACGGGCTTTGACCACCCTGGAAAACGCGCGCATGGAATGGAATGCGGCGCTCCTGAAATTCCCGGTGCTATCCGGCCAGGGCCCAGCGGGCGGCGCAACCGGCCCGGGAATCCCGGCAGCGGTGCCGTCCCTCCTGGGGGCGCACACGTTCGGCGCGCTCTGCCGGATTGGCCTGGCGCTGACCTGGCCGCTGGCCGCAGTCGCCCTGCTCGCTCTGGCTGCGTTGCTGGTCGCGCTGATGCGACAATGAACCGGCGGCCGTCATGGCGTGGCTAAGAAAAAAGCCGGACCCGATTTCCGATCGCGCGCGGGCTCTCAACGACGAGATAGCCAGGCTCGAATCCCAGATCAAGGAACTGGACGCCCAGGTGCAGCGCGACCACTCCCAGCCGCGCCTGCGTTCCACCGCCTTGCCCCACGGGAGCACGGTCAGCCACATCGAACCCGAGCCGTTGAGCTCCTCCACACCTGAGGCCCAGGAGCCGATCTTCGAAGAAGTGGATCAGGACATATTACAGGCCCACGGCGAGGCCGCCACCACTCCCGAACACTATAATGAATTGGGGGTGCGCAAGTACGACCTGCCCGCGCTGTTGCGTCGTATTCGAGGACACTTTCGCGGGCCCTCCACTACCAATCCAAAGCTCGTGAGCTACCTCGCGGCAGGCGGGATCCAGGGACTTCGGCCGCTGCGCTATGAGAAGCGCGTGGCTCGCAACCGTTTTATCTTCTTCGCGGTCATCCTGTTCCTGGCCTTGCTGGGCACCTTGTGGGTTTTCCTCAAGGGGCACCGCTAAGCAGCCCGAGGCCTTTATTCCCAAGTCAGCCCCGCCTGCGGGCGGCGACCTCGGTTGATTTCCAACATCCGCACGCTATGTTGGTTCCTGATAGATATGGCGACTAAGACTTATATTGAAGCACGCACTTGTGGAATACGGATTCCAACTCCCGAAGGCGAGTTCATGGCCCATTACTCCGGGAAAGGCCTGTGCGGCCTGAATTTCCCATCGAATGCGAGCCGGCGGAGCAAGAGTCCGCACACAACGCGGGTGCCGGCGCTGGTCCGCCGCTGGCACTCGGTGTCCAGCCGGGCACTCAAGCTGGCGCTGACCGGCCAGCCCCCAAGAAAGCTGCCACCGCTGGATCTGTCCGCCGGCACTGACTTTCAACAGCAGGTATGGCGAGCCTTGCGCCGGATCGGCTGGGGTCGAACGTGGAGCTACGCACAAGTAGCGCGGGCCATCGGCAACCCGGAAGCAAGTCGCGCGGTAGGCCGCGCCTGCGGCGCCAATCCTATTCCGGTCTTTGTGCCCTGCCACCGCGTTTTGGCGGCGGATCACAGCCTGGGTGGATTCTCGGGCGGGCTGAGTTGGAAACGCGCGCTGCTGCGGCGCGAGGGCGTCGGGCGGTTTGACCCCAAGCCGGGGTCCAACCGCAGAAGCCTGTAGCGTTCGCCGCTCCGCCTTCCGCTAGCCGCTGGCCTGGCGAGTCCCTCCGGATGGCGCGGTTGCTTTTGGTCCGTGGCTGATTTTGCCTCGAATCGTAAGCATCAGCAAACCGCCGATGAATCCGAAAGGCGCCATGAAATAGAAGTAATTGCCGAGGCTTCGGTCAAGCAAGTTGCCCAGAACGTAACCAGCCAGGCTCCCGCCGAAGTACTGGAACGAGTCAATCAACCCCAACGCAAACCCTGCCATCCGCCGCCCGCCGATGTCCATCGGCGCGGCCGATCCCAGGATCGAGTGGGTGGAATTGGCGGTGAATGAAATAAGGACCAGGAACAGGATGGCGGCGTTGGTGCTGTGGAATTGGGCCGCCAGGAGAATTATAATCGTCTCCACGAAGTAGAGTATTGCGGCGACGGGCGCGCGCCTCCCTTTGAATAGCGTGTCCGAAACGTAACCGGCGATCAGCGAGCCGGCCGATGCCACAAAGGGAATCAGGAACGCGAGAAACTGGAACCGAATCGAGCGCAGATCCACGTTGTAGAGATCCTGCATGTAGCGGGGAAACCACTGGTCCACGGCTTGCCGAACCGCCCCGGTGCAGGCGTAGGCGCAGGCGGTGATCCATACCGCCGGGTTGCTCACGATGGCCCGGATCACCTGCGAGAATTGGGCCGTGACTCCCATGTCCCCGGAACTGCTCTCGTCTCGAATGACTCCCTGGAAGCCGGCCTCTTCCGGCGTTTCCTTTACTGTCAGCGCCATCCCGACGGCAACGAGCGCACAAATCACCGAGGGGGTCCAGAACAACCAACGCCAATGCAAGGGCGGCACGTTGATCAACCCGAGAATGCAAAAGCCAGCCAGCAGCGCCGGACCGAGCGTAAAGATGCCCAACCGGCCCAGGTTGATCATGAAGCCGAAAATGCCCGAAAAGCGCCCCCGCTCACGGTGCGCGAACCAGGCCGTATTGATCTTCACCATGCCCGGCGCGCCGAAGGCTTGCAGGTAGCCGTCCACTCCCCGTATCGCGATGAACAGACCCAGCATCCCCGCGAATGAGGCCGCGCCGAACAGGATGTTCATCACGATTGTCCCGGCCGCGCCGACCAGCATGGCCCGCTTGCCTCCGATGCGATCGGTGAGCAGCCCGTTGATGATCTGGCCGCAGGCATAAGCGAAGAGGGACGTCGTGATAATGTAGCCCATATCGCCCCGGCTAAACCCATACTCCTCACTGATTGACTTATTCGCAATCGAGAGGTTGTAGCGGCACATGTAGAACGAGGTGTACAACAGGCCGAGAAATCCCCAGTTCAACCCGCGCCGCGCGCGGAAGCCCGGCGGGTATTGCATGCGCGAAAAGGTAGAAGCAGCAGGTTGGCTCATAAGACGTTCAGGCGGCGGCCTTGCGGCGCGCGCTGGCGTGGCAGCCTTTCCGGCAGAAGCTCAGACCCCGGTTCATGCAGCATGAATCGTGTCTCGGCCGATGGTTGCGGCATTGCAAGCCCACAACGACCGTCAGGCAGTTCCCGACTGGCAACAGAATCATACAGGTTTGCGCGTGAGCGCCTGCCAAATGTCAGACGCGAGGCCCAGCTAACCAGAGCGGGCAGGCGAGGTCAAAAGGTTTTCGTCCGCAGGTTGACTAACGCCGCCTTTTCACAGACGTTACCACCTTATAAGCAGGAAAACCTATGAGTGATTTGCCGGAATACGTTGGCAGCCTCCCGAACGTCTGCGGCGCAGAAGGCCAGGTGCAAGCGGCCCTGCGCGCCAGCCGCGCGCGTCAGATCTTCAGAGCGGAGAATTGGATTGACTTTAACCGCGTCAACAGCGCGTTTGCCCTCGCGCTGCACATGCACCAGCCGCTCATCCCGGCCGGCGGCCCCAGCCTCGCCACCGCCGAAATCATCAGCAACCTCAGGCACATGAGGGACAACCCGGGCATCGGCGACAACCACAACGCCTCCGTCTTCCACTGGTGTTACAAACGCATGGGCGAGTTCATCCCCCAGTTGGCGGACGAAGGCAAACAGCCGCGGGTGATGCTCGAATACTCCGGCACCCTCCTGCACGGCCTGCGCCAGATGGGGCTCCATGACGTGTTCGACAACCTCAAGCGCATCACCTGCGACCACCGCTACCGGAACGCCGTGGAATGGCTCGGCGCCCCGTGGGGCCACGCGGTGGCGCCCTCCACGCCAGTGCAGGATTACCGTCTGCATGTCCTGGCCTGGCAACACCACTTCGCGGCCATATTCGGCTTCGAGGCGCTGGGCCGCGTGCGCGGCTTCTCCCCGGCGGAAATGGCCCTGCCCAATCACCCGGACACGGCCTACGAGTTCGTAAAGACGCTCAAGGACTGCGGCTACCAGTGGGTCCTGGTCCAGGAACACACCGTCGAGCGCCCCGACTCCGGTCACGGACCCGAGCGCAAACACCTGCCCCACCGCCTGATCTGTCGCAATTCCCGCGGACAGGAAGCCGCTATCGTTGCCATCATCAAGACCCAGGGCAGCGACACCAAGCTGGTCGCCCAAATGCAGCCCTACTACGAGGCCAAGGGACTCCCACGCTGGGAACTCGCCGGCCGACAGGTCCCCCCGCTGGTAACGCAAATCGCCGACGGGGAGAACGGCGGCGTGATGATGAACGAATTCCCGCCCAAGTATCTGGAAGTCATCCGCGAATGCTCCGGATCGAACACACCCGCCATGAATGTCACCGAATACCTGGAGCACATCTTCGCGCTGGGCGTGAAGGAGGAGGACCTGCCCGTCGTGCAGCCGATCTGCCAGAAGCGCATCTGGGACCGGTTCAAGCCGGGCGAGGGCGCCGAGCGCCTCGGGCAGATCATCAAGCAACTCAAGCAGGAGGATCACCGCTTTCACATGGAGGGCGGCAGTTGGACGAACAATATTTCCTGGGTGCGGGGCTACGAATCGCTGCTCAGTTCGATGGAAAAAGGCAGTTCGCTCTTCTACGAAAAGGTGCTCAAGCCCGGTCTGCCCACCAGCGACGGCCGCTTCCGCAACGCCCTGTTCCACCTGCTCTGCTCCCAAACCAGTTGTTACCGCTATTGGGGCCATGGCATATGGACCGATTACGGCCGTGAAATCTGCCGCCGCCTGGAGGCGATCCTGACGCACGATTTCTGAGCCATTGGGAATTGCGCCAGAAGCCTGTTGCGAAGTGGCCACCCTCCGCGACGCTCCGCACCCGGCGATGACCAGGCCCGCACGCCCCGGCGAAATCAGGCCGCCGCCCGCCGCAACCGATCCGCAATCGCGTGCCATTCCGGGCCATCCGGCAGCGCCTCTACCACGATCAACTCGGCCCCCTCTTCGTCGCATCGGTGCAGCACCGCATAGATTGCCCGCGCAAATGCCGTCGCATCGTGCGGAATCACTGACACCTTGCCAAACCCAGCCGCTGAAGGAACCCGCGTGTGGACAATCACGTGGATGTTCGCCTTTGCGACTCTGCTCCTTGCGCTGCGGGCTTCCAGTTCCGCCTCACCCTCCCATGACCACACCACCAGCCTTGCCTTGGGCGAGTAATGCGTCCTCAGCAAGCCGGGACTCCTCAATACTTCCGAATTCTTGTTCCCTCTGACAGCCAGTCGCCCGGACACCGCCAGCAGCGCCTGCTCATGGATCATGCCTGGCCGCAGCAACCGCGGCGGCGAATCGGAGATATCCAACACAGTGGACTCGATGCCGACTTGCGCCGCACCTCCGTCCACGATCAGCCCGATCCTGTCACCCATCGCCTTGCGCACATGCTCAGCGGTGGTGGGCGAAACCCGGTTCGATGGATTCGCGCTGGGCGCCGCCAGCGGGAAGCCGCACTCCTGAATCACGGCCTGGATAAAGGGATGGCTCGGCCAGCGCACCCCCACCGTCGGTCCTCCCGCGGTGATGATACTGGGAATATCCTTCGCCCGCGGCAGCACTAACGTCAGCGGCCCGGGCCAAAATGCCTCTCCCAGCTTGCCCGCCAGCGCCGGCCACGCCGCCACACAACGCCGCGCCATCTCAAGGCTCGCGACATGCACGATGATGGGATTGTGCGCCGGGCGCCCTTTGACCTGGAATATGCGCTCCACCGCACTCGCGTTCCATGCGTTCGCCGCCAGCCCGTAAACCGTCTCAGTCGGGAGCGCGACCACCTCCCCGGCGCGCAGCAACTCCACTGCCCGCCGCAACGCGGCCCGGAACAACTCCGGCGTATGCGTCGGCATAACTTCCGCATTGGCAAGCGGTTTCTTGTCCACGGCTCGAATTTGCCCGCCAAAACACCCAATGCACACCAAAATCTCAGAGATTCAGGCCTTACACCCGAGATGCACCCCCTGCCCACACTTGCTATAACCATCTGAATTTGATGGACTTGCACCAAACCCACCAGCCAATCCAGGCTGCCTCGGAGAGAAAGCAAGTCCCGGCGCCCCAGGGAGTCTCACCGTATACTCCCAGTATCCACACCGTATCCACACCGTGGATACAGCCTTGACATCCCGTGGGCTTACGGACCTGACGTTTCCGGCCACTGCGCGGTCGGGGACCCCCGTCCAATCCGGGCTTGCGCCGCGGCTGAGCGTAAACTAGAAATGAACCGTCATTCCCGTGGGGAGCACACTGCTCCCGCGGGCAGTTGGTTGATTTACCAGTCCAGTTACGAAACTATGATATGAGAAACCTTCGTTCCCTACTCACCGTGATTCCTGTTGCAGTCGCGTGCTGCCTTGCGAACTCCAATGCCGCGGATGGCGAGTTCAGCGGCCTCGATTCCAGCCTTGGCAACCTCTACCGCCTCTCCAAGGCCCAATCACGTTCCATCAGCCCGGAAAACTTCACGGGAGAGAAGGGCAAGGCCGGCATGGCCACCGAAGGCACCGGCAAAGGCGCGGCGCGCGACCTGGGGCAGGGCTGGAAGGTCTCCCCGTCAGTCCGCATCAAGGCCAAGACCACCTTCACCCTGGGCGAAATCAAAGGCCCCGGCTGCATCCAGCAGATCTGGATGACGCCCACCGGCAATTGGCGGCGGTCCATCATCCGATTTTACTGGGACGGCGAGGACCACCCTTCGGTCGAGTGCCCTGTGGGCGATTTCTTCGCCTGCGGCTGGGGCAAGTATTGCCAGATCAACTCCCTGGCGGTGTGTGTCAACCCCGGCAGCGCCTTCAACTGCTACTGGCAGATGCCCTTCCGCAAGAAGGCCCGCATCACCATGGAAAACACGGACGACAAGGATATGGTCCTCTACTACCAGGTCAACTACACGCTGGCCAACGTGCCCAAGGACGCCGCCTACTTCCATGCGCAGTTCCGCCGCGAAACGCCGCTCAAGCAAAAGGGCCTCTACACCATCCTGGAGGGCGTTGAAGGCCAGGGCCAGTACGTTGGCACCTACCTCGCCTGGGAGGTCCACAGCCCTGGCTGGTGGGGCGAGGGCGAGATCAAGTTCTTCATGGATGGCGACAAGAAGTTCCCGACTATTTGCGGCACCGGCACGGAGGATTATTTCTGCGGCTCCTATAACTTCGAAAACCGCGAGACAAAGAAATACCAGGTATTCTCGACCCCCTACACCGGCCTCGCCCAGGTCCTCCCGCCGGACAAGGCCTACGAAGTGGGCCAGCAGTTCGGCCTCTACCGCTGGCACATCCCCGACCCGGTGCGCTTTGAAAAGGACCTCAAGGTCACCATCCAGGCGCTGGGCTGGCAGGAGGGCGGCCGCTATCTCCAGTTGGAGGACAATATCGCCTCCGTTGCTTATTGGTACCAGGACGAACCTCACGCGCGGTTCCCGCAACTCCCGGCAGGACTGTAAGATCGCTGTTACTGTGGTGTTGGATTTCCGCACCGCTGCGAAACCAGCCAACACCACATGCTGCAACTATCGCCTGAACGCTCCACAATCTCTATAGACCAAGTTGTTATGCACACCTCGACTTTACTTTCGCGACGTCACTTCATGAAAACCACCGGCCTCGCCCTGTCGGCCGCGCTGCTTCCCACCGCCGACCCGCTGCTGGCCGCGGGAAAGAAGAAATGGCCGGTCGGCTGCCGCGATGCCCACCTCAAAGCCGCCGGCATGCCCGACAGTTGGTCCTGCATGAAAGCTCTCGGCGCGAAATGCGCCGAGGTCAACGTCGGACTGGATCTCACCTGCGGCAGCTTGTTCCATCCGCAGCGCAACTACACCCTGGCCACCCCCGACGGCATCCAAATGCTTAAGGAAGACCTTGCCGCCAGCGGCTGCCGCATCAGCGCCTTTATGATGGCCAACCGCTTCGACGAGCGACTCGAAGAGGAATTGGATTGCGCCCGCCGCCTCGTCCCAGCCGCCCAACAGCTCGGCGTCAACGTCATTCGCATTGACGTCGTGCCCCGCAAGCTCGACGGCGACCAGTTCCTGCCCTTCGCCGTGGGCGCCTGCAAACGCCTCTGCGCCATCGCCGAAGATACGCCCATCCGCTACGGCATCGAGAACCACGGCAAGATCACCAACGACCCGCGCTTTCTGGACCGCCTCTTCGACGGCGTCGGCTCCGACAAGCTTGGCCTGACCCTCGACTGCGCCAACTTCTACTGGTGGGGCCATCCGGTGGAGGACCTCTATCCCATCTACAAGCAGTTCGCCCCGCGCGCCTTCCACACCCACTGCAAAAGCATCCGCTACCCCGCCGACAAGAGGAATGTGCGGCGTGAAATGGGCTGGGAATACGGCAAATACTGCTGCCCCATCTACGAAGGCGACCTGGACTTCAAACGCATCGTCAAGATCCTCCGCCGGGCCAATTACCAGGGCGACCTCTGCATCGAGAACGAGTCCCTCGGCAGATTCCCGGAGAACCAGCGCGCCGATGTCCTGCGCAAGGAAATCGCGATGCTCAAAAAGCTGGCGTAGCCCGGACAACCCGAGCGTAATCGGCGGCGGCCCGACACGGACGGCCACGCCTGGGCGGCAAATCGCGGCCCCCCCCCCCGCCGCCGTTCCAGCGCGGCTTGCCGCAGCGCACTCCGCAATTGAAAAACGGCCCGACTTCAGCCACAATATGAGCGTGAAATCAAAACGCGTCCGGCTTTTCGTCAAACCCTACTGCGGGTGGTGCCACAAAGCCGAACGCTGGCTCGACGAAAAGGGAGTGGACTACGAGCGGGTGGATGTGATTGCCGATGAGGCCGCTTACGACGAGATGATCCAGCTCTCCGGACAGGACCTGGCGCCGGTATTAGACGTGGGCGGCAAGATCCTGGCCGATTTCGGCCCCGACCAATTGGCCGCCTTCTGGAAGAAGCTGGAGCATTAGATGCCCGGATTGACGCCCGCCGCAACCACGCCACGCCCGCGACTTCCAAAGTGGCTGCGCACACGCCTGCCCACCACCGACAGCTTTGCCCACACCCGCGCCCTGCTGGAAGAACTCAAGCTCCACACCGTCTGCCAGAGCGCCGCCTGCCCGAACCACTGGGAATGCTGGAGCAAAGGCACCGCCACCTTCATGATCGGCGGCAACCGCTGCACCCGGGCCTGTGGTTTCTGCGCCGTCACCACCGCCAAACCCTTCGCCCTGGATGCCGACGAGCCGTCCCGCGTAGCCGTGGCCACCCAACGCCTGAAACTCAGGCACGTTGTCATTACCGCGGTGGCGCGCGACGATCTCCCGGACGGCGGCGCGGACCATTTCCGGCGCACGATCGAGGCGGTGCGCGCGCTAAACCCGCGCGCAATTGTCGAGGTGCTCACCCCGGACTTCAACGCGCGCGCGGCGGCCATTGACGCCGTGCTGGCCGCCCGCCCGCACATCTTCAATCACAACCTCGAAACCGTGCGCCGGCTCACGCCAACGGTCCGTTCGCGGGCGACCTACGACCGTTCGCTCAGCGTCCTGCAGCAGGTGAAGGAAAAGACCGGCGGAACCCTCTACACCAAGTCCGGTCTTATGCTGGGTTTGGGCGAGACGGAGGAAGAACTGTTCACCGCCCTGGGGGATTTGCGGCGTGTTGGCTGCGACCTGCTGACGCTTGGCCAGTACCTCCAGCCAACGCTCAATAACCTGCCGGTGGTGCGGTTCATAACGCCGGAGAAGTTCGCCGAATACGGCTCGCGCGCCCGGCAAATGGGTTTCCTCCACGTCGCCAGCGCGCCGATGGTGCGCAGTTCCTACCACGCGGATGAGGTCAGCCTGCCGCTGCCAACCGACGCTTCCACGTCGTCGGCGCTACTGTAACTCCTTGGTGCGGAGGAAGATCCTCACGCCCCAGACGACCACTGCGATCAGCAGCGCCAGCGCAAGCAGCGTCACTACCGTCTTCAACGTTCGCGCCTGCCGAAAGACCTCGCTGGTCCGCTGCTTCTCGGACTGCATGAACAGGGCGAACTCCTTGTCGAGGGAGAGAACCGTTTCCACATCGTCTCGCAGCTTCAAGGTGAGCCAGGGAGACGACGGCCCACGCCATGCGGCTGGCAGCTTCTCCAGCGCCTCCGCATCCGCCCGGGCCAGGCCGCAGTGATTCCAAAACGGGGCCTGC
The nucleotide sequence above comes from Candidatus Paceibacterota bacterium. Encoded proteins:
- a CDS encoding ATP-binding cassette domain-containing protein, encoding MSHQVGVGIQVRGLRKSFDGQEVLHGLDFEVQPGEVFVIMGPSGSGKTVLLKHLIGLEEPDAGEILIEGQPIQSPEVMSRYRMAMVFQSSALLNSLSVGENVGLYLSEHRLQPPAEIERIVAEKLEVVGLKGAEQKMPSELSGGMKKRVAIARALVIEPQLILYDEPTSELDPLSAVVIAEEIVQLNNRIQVTSLVVSHDRDLAFGVADRIAVINQGRILTIGTPDEVKQHGDPLVQQFLQANFKRL
- a CDS encoding MFS transporter, encoding MSQPAASTFSRMQYPPGFRARRGLNWGFLGLLYTSFYMCRYNLSIANKSISEEYGFSRGDMGYIITTSLFAYACGQIINGLLTDRIGGKRAMLVGAAGTIVMNILFGAASFAGMLGLFIAIRGVDGYLQAFGAPGMVKINTAWFAHRERGRFSGIFGFMINLGRLGIFTLGPALLAGFCILGLINVPPLHWRWLFWTPSVICALVAVGMALTVKETPEEAGFQGVIRDESSSGDMGVTAQFSQVIRAIVSNPAVWITACAYACTGAVRQAVDQWFPRYMQDLYNVDLRSIRFQFLAFLIPFVASAGSLIAGYVSDTLFKGRRAPVAAILYFVETIIILLAAQFHSTNAAILFLVLISFTANSTHSILGSAAPMDIGGRRMAGFALGLIDSFQYFGGSLAGYVLGNLLDRSLGNYFYFMAPFGFIGGLLMLTIRGKISHGPKATAPSGGTRQASG
- a CDS encoding MlaD family protein, encoding MKNSLETRLGFFVALAVLAFAIILERVGSLEMFERGKQVNALFANIQDLKVGDRVKMAGVEVGRVQGIELTNNRVWVKMKLRPVAEVKTDSTATIKFTGLMGQNFVSIDFGTPRGEPLREDQYINTAEQADLSAMMQKIDKVAEGVENVTRSFTGFKIDTLVGPLRDFVTANKDPLTATISNMQAISFDLSSQISQGKGTLGKLVKDEALYYSALSTVSNLQDTATEIKATVADARKIVDQVNSGQGTVGKLLKEDTLYRETTESMTNLKEILQKVNQGQGTVGKLVNDQEFYKNAKLTLQKLDTTTESLEDQGPLSVLGLAVGTLF
- a CDS encoding glycosyl hydrolase family 57 encodes the protein MSDLPEYVGSLPNVCGAEGQVQAALRASRARQIFRAENWIDFNRVNSAFALALHMHQPLIPAGGPSLATAEIISNLRHMRDNPGIGDNHNASVFHWCYKRMGEFIPQLADEGKQPRVMLEYSGTLLHGLRQMGLHDVFDNLKRITCDHRYRNAVEWLGAPWGHAVAPSTPVQDYRLHVLAWQHHFAAIFGFEALGRVRGFSPAEMALPNHPDTAYEFVKTLKDCGYQWVLVQEHTVERPDSGHGPERKHLPHRLICRNSRGQEAAIVAIIKTQGSDTKLVAQMQPYYEAKGLPRWELAGRQVPPLVTQIADGENGGVMMNEFPPKYLEVIRECSGSNTPAMNVTEYLEHIFALGVKEEDLPVVQPICQKRIWDRFKPGEGAERLGQIIKQLKQEDHRFHMEGGSWTNNISWVRGYESLLSSMEKGSSLFYEKVLKPGLPTSDGRFRNALFHLLCSQTSCYRYWGHGIWTDYGREICRRLEAILTHDF
- a CDS encoding ABC transporter permease — translated: MFQNIGEMVVLFWRTLVALPLTWRQRNKVFDQFFEIGNASLLMVCILSFFIGGVIALQTGPLLVERGLGSYVGGIVGYAIAKELAPVMMAILIAGRIGSAMAAEIGSMRVYQEIDALRTMNINPIHYLVLPRLTAIAVALPLLVTMAILVGWLGGVVVCSANDRIAVSSESFFNALRSAVALKDVANGVFKSFMFALIIGVVSCHQGLITRGGPRGIGRSVTKAVVNSIVLIVISDYLLTRVLLH
- a CDS encoding methylated-DNA--[protein]-cysteine S-methyltransferase, whose product is MATKTYIEARTCGIRIPTPEGEFMAHYSGKGLCGLNFPSNASRRSKSPHTTRVPALVRRWHSVSSRALKLALTGQPPRKLPPLDLSAGTDFQQQVWRALRRIGWGRTWSYAQVARAIGNPEASRAVGRACGANPIPVFVPCHRVLAADHSLGGFSGGLSWKRALLRREGVGRFDPKPGSNRRSL